A DNA window from Zingiber officinale cultivar Zhangliang chromosome 3A, Zo_v1.1, whole genome shotgun sequence contains the following coding sequences:
- the LOC122052525 gene encoding LYR motif-containing protein 4B-like, with protein sequence MVLAPSRVEVLSLFRSLLRTASKFADYNIREYAKRRTIDGFRDNRGLSDPSSVALAFADGKSQFEVVKRQVTVYSLYAPKVKSVMEVTSL encoded by the coding sequence ATGGTTTTGGCTCCTTCGCGGGTGGAGGTGCTCTCGCTGTTCCGCTCGCTCCTCCGCACGGCGAGCAAGTTCGCAGACTACAACATACGAGAATACGCTAAGAGGCGGACGATTGACGGGTTCCGCGACAACCGCGGACTTTCTGACCCGTCTTCGGTCGCCTTGGCCTTCGCCGACGGGAAGTCTCAGTTCGAGGTCGTGAAGAGGCAGGTGACTGTTTACTCTCTCTACGCCCCCAAAGTAAAGAGCGTCATGGAGGTGACGAGCCTGTGA
- the LOC122054071 gene encoding enoyl-[acyl-carrier-protein] reductase [NADH] 1, chloroplastic-like encodes MDIVKVYPLDAVCDTPDDVPEDVKTNKRYAGFSNWTVKEMAEAVTKDFGRIDILVHSLANGLEVTKPLLETSRRGYLATISASSYSFVSLLRYFLPIMNPGGASISLTYIASERAIPGYGGGMR; translated from the exons ATGGATATTGTCAAAGTATATCCTCTTGATGCCGTTTGCGATACACCTGATGATGTTCCTGAAGAT GTCAAGACAAACAAACGCTATGCTGGATTCTCAAATTGGACTGTTAAG GAAATGGCAGAGGCTGTGACGAAAGATTTTGGAAGGATTGACATCCTCGTGCATTCTCTTGCCAATGGACTAGAG GTAACGAAGCCACTCTTGGAGACATCTAGAAGAGGGTATCTTGCTACAATTTCAGCTTCGAGTTACTCTTTTGTCTCCCTGCTTCGGTACTTTCTTCCAATAATGAATCCAGG CGGTGCTTCAATATCTTTGACATACATAGCTTCCGAAAGGGCAATCCCAGG ATACGGAGGTGGAATGAGATAA